The following coding sequences are from one Sciurus carolinensis chromosome 11, mSciCar1.2, whole genome shotgun sequence window:
- the LOC124958442 gene encoding phospholipase A and acyltransferase 2-like encodes MASGGTQLKVGDLIEISRFGYEHWAIYVGKGYVVHLAPPSEVAGAGLSSSMSIVADRAIVKKELLSVVAGGDKYRVNNKHDDKYEPLPPNKIIQQAKKMVGKEIPYSVTHDNCEHFVNALRYGVSCSDQLTGAGHLLWDGSATWDGDARGRGSGKLAVSSGIQGKRNLVMSGIGNSSDFLGRCSLSFLCQGAP; translated from the exons ATGGCTTCG GGTGGAACACAACTAAAAGTTGGAGACCTAATTGAAATTTCTCGCTTTGGCTATGAGCACTGGGCCATCTATGTGGGAAAGGGCTATGTGGTCCATCTGGCTCCACCAA GTGAAGTGGCAGGGGCTGGGTTGAGCAGCAGCATGTCCATCGTGGCTGACAGAGCCATAGTGAAGAAGGAGCTGCTGTCCGTGGTGGCCGGAGGAGACAAGTACCGGGTCAATAACAAGCACGATGACAAGTATGAGCCACTGCCACCCAACAAAATCATCCAACAGGCCAAGAAAATGGTGGGGAAGGAAATCCCCTATTCAGTGACCCACGACAACTGTGAGCACTTTGTGAACGCGCTGCGCTATGGAGTTTCCTGCAGTGACCAG CTGACAGGGGCTGGTCACCTGCTGTGGGATGGCAGTGCCACCTGGGATGGAGATGCCAGAGGTCGGGGATCCGGGAAGCTGGCAGTGAGCAGTGGGATCCAGGGGAAGAGGAACCTGGTCATGTCAGGCATAGGAAACTCTTCAGATTTCTTGGGCCGctgctccctctccttcctctgccagGGAGCTCCGTAA